One part of the Oscillatoria sp. FACHB-1406 genome encodes these proteins:
- a CDS encoding Dyp-type peroxidase yields MSLTEEDLRALPGDGEGIDPDNPGKYAPLLEDLQGNILNSHGRNYSVYLLLQFKPERVAEVKQWIKKFSIDFIKSAKQQAENARRFREEGIDGGVFGNFFLSRKGYEFLGISPAKIPGDRPFRFGMKNSAIAASLGDPKVDTWETGYQGDIHALVVMADDDLVCLLQTVNRTVQSLRQASEILNREDGFILKNARGQIVEHFGFVDNISQPLFMKREIAIAKEKGSDFSKWDSRASLDLILTKDPNGKTEDSYGSYLVFRKLEQNVKGFREDQRQLAEKLGINEDLAGALAVGRFFDGTPVTVQDRPVYANPIRSLDTMNAFDYSDDMQGSRCPFHAHVRKCNPRGDTGRIESSVSYEESLAMERGHRIIRRGVSFGDNDLTQEPESGSGMLFLCFQADLENQFNFMQASWANQKNFPKINVGPDPLIGQPQGTQKWPKKSGENDVEEHNFSLWVTMKGGEYFFAPSLSFLLNL; encoded by the coding sequence ATGAGTTTAACGGAAGAAGATTTACGCGCTTTACCGGGAGATGGAGAAGGAATCGACCCCGATAATCCCGGTAAATACGCCCCATTGCTGGAAGATTTGCAGGGAAATATCCTGAACTCGCATGGCAGAAATTACAGCGTTTATTTGTTGTTGCAGTTTAAGCCAGAGCGAGTTGCTGAGGTTAAGCAATGGATTAAAAAATTTAGCATCGATTTCATTAAATCTGCGAAACAACAGGCAGAAAATGCGCGGCGATTTCGGGAAGAGGGGATTGATGGAGGCGTTTTTGGTAACTTCTTTTTATCGCGGAAGGGGTACGAGTTTTTAGGCATTTCTCCGGCAAAAATTCCCGGCGATCGCCCGTTTCGGTTTGGGATGAAGAATTCCGCGATCGCGGCATCTTTAGGCGATCCGAAGGTAGACACCTGGGAAACCGGCTATCAGGGCGATATTCATGCCTTAGTTGTCATGGCCGATGACGATCTCGTCTGTTTATTGCAAACCGTTAACAGAACCGTTCAATCGCTGCGGCAAGCGTCAGAAATTCTTAACCGGGAAGACGGCTTTATTCTCAAAAATGCTCGCGGACAAATTGTCGAACACTTTGGCTTTGTTGATAATATCAGTCAGCCCTTATTTATGAAGCGAGAAATTGCCATCGCTAAGGAGAAAGGCAGCGATTTCAGTAAATGGGATTCTCGGGCTTCTTTGGATTTAATTTTAACTAAAGATCCCAACGGTAAAACGGAAGATAGCTATGGCAGTTATTTGGTTTTTCGCAAACTCGAACAAAACGTCAAAGGATTTCGCGAAGACCAGCGACAGTTAGCTGAAAAGTTAGGCATCAATGAAGATTTAGCGGGCGCGCTAGCGGTCGGTCGCTTCTTTGATGGAACGCCTGTTACAGTCCAGGATCGCCCCGTATACGCGAATCCGATCCGATCGCTGGATACAATGAACGCCTTTGATTATAGCGATGATATGCAGGGTTCTCGGTGTCCGTTCCACGCCCACGTTCGTAAATGCAACCCGCGCGGGGACACCGGACGCATCGAATCTTCCGTGAGTTACGAAGAATCGCTCGCAATGGAGCGCGGACACCGTATCATACGTCGTGGCGTTAGTTTTGGGGACAACGATCTGACTCAAGAACCCGAATCCGGCTCGGGAATGCTTTTTTTGTGCTTTCAAGCCGATCTTGAAAATCAGTTTAATTTTATGCAAGCTTCTTGGGCGAATCAGAAGAATTTCCCCAAAATCAATGTGGGACCCGACCCACTGATCGGTCAACCTCAAGGAACTCAAAAATGGCCGAAAAAGTCGGGGGAAAACGATGTTGAAGAACATAATTTTAGTCTTTGGGTAACAATGAAAGGGGGCGAGTATTTTTTTGCTCCAAGTTTGAGTTTTCTGCTCAATTTGTAA
- a CDS encoding lipoxygenase family protein: MTESSSQKKASLNPQDIYKILISIYKLYKLRKHKEPQSDAKEYQYCYDYVPSLAMTGPPLSTPLIENIKLPNEELPTLKWLLLVLKSITIFSLNKILYKPKFLLESLSFDVNAVEKVPPSPVELQVQHLEALEQEIKAADSPEDLQRATAKLASLTKDIVERIAATDRSEVSFGTTDHSDEIANSEIESELREIDARIASEVSTPTSSDVSFDISSDAEPENLEAVESDFKEIIRANAKLAEIEGESDTDSEEVSFGIGSSVAEFNLEDYNRLFSTIPVPELSSRFQEDSIFAYMRLAGPNPIMLERVSAEDAFLKVVKEQLKEGEYERIIQTSDSLEVAAQEGRLYKADYSKLRDMKNGTYPNSSNKSKYVGAPLTLFAVPPTGHSSRSLVPVAIQFLPPSDSTDGNSSLFTPLSGESWAVAKSIVQMADANYHELVSHLGQTHLVIEPFAIATKRKLPRNHPLRILLAPHLQGTILINYGAHKMLIADEGKVDILLAATIQDDRKLAIEGAKACLLNFNEIAFPKTLEKRQVSDREKLPEYPYRDDGLLIWNAIQTWVNAYLKIYYPNNEQIVGDSALQAWAEELVSPAGGRLEQFGEDASGAIKTLDYLIEAVSTVIFIASAQHAAVNFPQNELMSYAPAFPLAAYAPSPTRDTPIGDLASVLPPLEQAMTQIGVTYLLGSIYYTQLGQYEKGYFQDEKVKPALDVFKTQLHEAEEEIKKRNASRQFPYPFLLPSRIPQSINI; the protein is encoded by the coding sequence ATGACTGAATCGTCTTCACAAAAAAAGGCTTCTTTAAATCCCCAAGATATCTATAAAATATTAATTTCTATCTATAAACTCTATAAACTCAGGAAGCATAAAGAACCTCAATCTGATGCGAAAGAATACCAGTATTGTTACGATTATGTCCCCAGCCTTGCCATGACTGGGCCGCCTTTAAGCACTCCACTGATTGAAAATATCAAGCTCCCTAACGAAGAGCTTCCGACCTTAAAATGGCTACTGCTCGTTCTCAAATCGATAACGATTTTCTCGCTTAATAAAATTTTGTATAAACCAAAATTTTTGTTAGAAAGCCTATCTTTTGATGTTAACGCTGTAGAAAAAGTACCACCTTCGCCAGTTGAATTACAAGTTCAACATCTCGAAGCTTTAGAACAAGAGATTAAAGCAGCCGATAGCCCAGAAGACCTTCAACGCGCCACGGCAAAGCTAGCTTCTTTGACCAAAGATATTGTAGAACGGATTGCGGCAACAGATCGATCTGAAGTTTCCTTCGGTACGACCGATCATTCCGACGAAATTGCAAACTCTGAGATTGAAAGCGAACTTCGAGAAATCGACGCTCGGATTGCCTCTGAGGTCTCTACTCCAACATCCTCGGATGTTTCTTTTGATATATCTTCAGACGCAGAGCCTGAAAATTTAGAAGCAGTAGAGTCTGATTTCAAAGAAATAATCAGGGCGAATGCAAAACTAGCGGAAATAGAAGGAGAATCGGATACTGATTCGGAGGAAGTGAGCTTTGGAATCGGAAGTTCTGTCGCTGAGTTCAACTTAGAAGATTATAACCGATTATTTAGCACAATTCCCGTGCCGGAGCTAAGTTCACGGTTCCAAGAAGACTCAATCTTTGCTTATATGCGACTTGCTGGCCCCAACCCCATCATGCTCGAACGAGTCTCGGCAGAAGACGCATTTTTAAAGGTTGTGAAAGAACAGTTAAAAGAGGGCGAGTACGAGCGAATTATTCAGACTTCAGATTCCTTGGAAGTTGCAGCCCAGGAAGGTCGCCTTTATAAGGCAGATTATTCCAAGCTGCGAGATATGAAAAATGGGACTTACCCCAACTCCTCCAATAAGTCTAAATATGTTGGCGCGCCCTTGACCTTATTTGCCGTTCCTCCAACGGGTCATTCCTCCCGTTCCTTAGTTCCAGTCGCCATTCAATTTTTACCGCCTTCCGACTCAACCGATGGAAATTCATCGCTATTTACGCCCTTAAGCGGCGAAAGCTGGGCAGTAGCAAAGAGCATCGTGCAAATGGCGGATGCCAATTACCACGAACTGGTTTCTCACCTCGGTCAAACTCACTTAGTTATCGAACCTTTCGCGATCGCAACCAAGCGCAAGCTGCCTCGCAATCACCCTTTAAGAATCTTACTTGCGCCTCACTTGCAAGGAACGATCTTAATCAACTACGGCGCGCATAAAATGCTAATTGCCGATGAAGGAAAAGTTGATATTCTCCTGGCGGCAACCATTCAAGACGATCGCAAACTGGCTATTGAAGGTGCTAAAGCGTGCCTCTTGAACTTCAATGAGATTGCCTTCCCCAAAACTTTAGAAAAACGGCAAGTTAGCGATCGCGAAAAATTGCCGGAGTACCCCTATCGGGATGATGGACTGCTGATTTGGAATGCGATTCAGACCTGGGTTAACGCCTATCTCAAAATTTATTACCCAAATAACGAGCAGATTGTCGGGGATAGCGCTTTGCAAGCATGGGCGGAGGAGTTAGTTTCTCCCGCTGGGGGCAGACTCGAGCAGTTTGGGGAAGATGCCTCGGGTGCGATAAAAACCTTAGATTATTTAATTGAGGCTGTTTCCACCGTCATCTTCATCGCTAGCGCCCAACACGCCGCCGTTAACTTTCCTCAGAACGAACTGATGAGTTATGCGCCAGCGTTTCCGCTTGCCGCTTACGCTCCCTCGCCCACCCGCGACACCCCGATTGGCGATCTCGCGAGCGTGCTACCGCCGTTAGAGCAAGCGATGACTCAAATCGGGGTTACTTATTTGCTGGGTTCGATTTACTACACCCAACTCGGTCAGTATGAAAAAGGATATTTTCAGGATGAAAAGGTCAAACCTGCGTTAGACGTTTTTAAAACCCAACTCCACGAGGCGGAAGAGGAGATAAAGAAGCGAAACGCTTCCCGTCAGTTTCCTTATCCGTTCTTGCTGCCTTCCAGAATCCCGCAAAGCATTAATATTTAG